Proteins encoded by one window of Cupriavidus sp. EM10:
- the proB gene encoding glutamate 5-kinase, giving the protein MQSVIAQAKRIVVKVGSSLVTNDGKGLDHDAIARWAAQIAKLRGTGKEVVLVSSGAIAEGMQRLGWVRRPKEIHELQAAAAVGQMGLAQVYESQFGRYGIRTAQVLLTHADLADRERYLNARSTLLTLLSLGVVPIINENDTVVTDEIKFGDNDTLGALVTNLIEGDALVILTDQRGLYTADPRKDPNAEFVHESLAGTLELEAMAGGAGTSIGRGGMLTKILAAKRAAKSGAHTTIASGREQDVLGRLAAGEAIGTQLLAPTGRLTARKQWMADHLQLRGRVVIDAGAVEKLTSGGKSLLPIGVTEVQGEFARGEVVACVDSAGREVARGITNYSSAEARLIARKPSSEIETVLGHLNEPELIHRDNLVLV; this is encoded by the coding sequence ATGCAATCGGTCATCGCCCAGGCAAAGCGTATCGTCGTCAAAGTGGGTTCGAGCCTGGTTACCAACGACGGCAAGGGGCTGGACCACGATGCCATCGCGCGCTGGGCGGCCCAGATCGCCAAGCTGCGCGGCACGGGCAAGGAAGTGGTGCTGGTCAGCTCGGGGGCCATTGCCGAAGGCATGCAGCGCCTGGGCTGGGTGCGCCGGCCCAAGGAAATCCACGAACTGCAGGCCGCGGCCGCGGTGGGCCAGATGGGCCTGGCGCAGGTCTACGAGAGCCAGTTTGGCCGCTACGGCATCCGCACGGCACAGGTGCTGCTGACCCACGCCGACCTGGCCGACCGCGAGCGCTATCTCAATGCGCGTTCCACGCTGCTCACGCTGCTGAGCCTGGGCGTGGTGCCGATCATCAACGAAAACGACACCGTGGTCACCGACGAAATCAAGTTTGGCGACAACGACACGCTGGGCGCGCTGGTCACGAACCTGATCGAAGGCGATGCGCTGGTGATCCTGACCGACCAGCGCGGCCTGTACACGGCCGACCCGCGCAAGGACCCGAACGCCGAATTCGTCCACGAGTCGCTGGCCGGTACGCTGGAACTGGAAGCCATGGCGGGCGGCGCGGGCACGTCCATCGGGCGCGGCGGCATGCTGACCAAGATACTGGCGGCCAAGCGCGCCGCCAAATCCGGCGCCCACACCACGATTGCCTCGGGTCGCGAGCAGGATGTGCTGGGCCGTCTGGCGGCAGGCGAGGCGATCGGCACGCAGCTGCTGGCCCCTACCGGCCGGTTGACCGCGCGCAAGCAATGGATGGCCGACCACCTGCAGCTGCGCGGCCGCGTGGTGATCGATGCGGGCGCCGTCGAGAAGCTGACGAGTGGCGGCAAGTCGCTGCTGCCCATCGGCGTGACGGAAGTGCAGGGCGAATTCGCACGCGGCGAAGTGGTGGCCTGCGTTGACAGTGCCGGCCGCGAGGTGGCGCGCGGGATTACCAACTATTCGAGCGCCGAAGCCAGGCTGATCGCGCGCAAGCCGTCGTCGGAAATCGAGACGGTGCTGGGGCATCTGAACGAGCCCGAGCTGATCCATCGGGATAACCTCGTGCTGGTCTGA
- the cgtA gene encoding Obg family GTPase CgtA: protein MKFIDEARIEAIAGNGGNGSASMRREKFVPFGGPDGGDGGRGGSVFAQADRNINTLIDFRYAKKHVARNGENGRGADCYGAGGEDVTLRMPVGTLITDMDTGEVIADLTEHGQRVCLAEGGMGGWGNLHFKSSTNRAPRQQVDGKPGERRMLKLELKVLADVGLLGMPNAGKSTFISHVSNARPKVADYPFTTLHPNLGVVRVDHEQSFVVADIPGLIEGAAEGAGLGHQFLRHLQRTGLLLHIVDIAPFDENVDPVAEAKAIVNELKKYDETLYEKPRWLVLNKLDVVPEEERATRVKDFIKRYKWKGPVFHISALTGEGCRELIYAIKDHLAALKAEEAAALAEPDIRLDDRLHNVDRGDEQA from the coding sequence ATGAAGTTCATTGACGAAGCCCGTATCGAGGCGATCGCCGGCAACGGCGGCAACGGAAGCGCTTCAATGCGGCGCGAGAAATTTGTGCCCTTCGGTGGCCCCGACGGCGGTGACGGCGGTCGCGGCGGCAGCGTGTTCGCGCAGGCCGACCGCAATATCAATACGCTGATCGACTTCCGCTACGCCAAGAAGCACGTGGCCCGCAACGGCGAGAACGGCCGTGGCGCCGACTGCTACGGCGCCGGCGGCGAGGACGTCACGCTGCGCATGCCGGTGGGCACGCTGATCACCGACATGGATACCGGCGAAGTCATCGCCGACCTGACCGAGCACGGCCAGCGGGTCTGCCTGGCCGAAGGCGGCATGGGCGGCTGGGGCAACCTGCACTTCAAGTCGAGTACCAACCGCGCGCCGCGCCAGCAGGTCGACGGCAAGCCCGGCGAGCGCCGCATGCTCAAGCTGGAGCTGAAGGTGCTGGCCGACGTGGGCCTGCTGGGCATGCCCAACGCGGGCAAGTCCACGTTCATCTCGCATGTTTCGAACGCCCGCCCGAAGGTGGCGGACTACCCGTTCACCACGCTGCATCCGAACCTGGGCGTGGTCCGTGTGGACCACGAGCAGTCATTCGTGGTGGCGGACATCCCCGGCCTGATCGAAGGCGCCGCCGAAGGTGCCGGCCTGGGCCACCAGTTCCTGCGCCACCTGCAGCGCACCGGGCTGCTGCTGCATATCGTCGATATCGCGCCGTTCGACGAGAACGTCGACCCGGTGGCCGAGGCCAAGGCCATCGTCAACGAACTGAAGAAGTACGACGAAACGCTGTACGAAAAGCCGCGCTGGCTGGTGCTGAACAAGCTGGATGTGGTGCCCGAGGAAGAGCGCGCCACGCGCGTGAAGGACTTCATCAAGCGCTACAAGTGGAAGGGACCGGTGTTCCATATCTCCGCGCTGACCGGGGAAGGGTGCCGCGAGCTGATCTACGCGATCAAGGACCACCTGGCTGCGCTGAAGGCCGAAGAGGCCGCCGCGCTGGCCGAACCCGATATCCGCCTGGATGACCGTCTGCACAACGTCGACCGGGGCGACGAGCAAGCGTAA
- the rpmA gene encoding 50S ribosomal protein L27, whose protein sequence is MAQKKGGGSTRNGRDSESKRLGVKVYGGQAINAGGIIVRQRGTRVHAGDNVGVGKDHTLFALVDGHVQFAVKGAAKKQQVSVVPAA, encoded by the coding sequence ATGGCACAGAAAAAAGGCGGCGGTTCCACGCGGAACGGCCGTGATTCGGAATCGAAGCGTCTGGGCGTGAAGGTGTACGGTGGCCAGGCCATCAACGCCGGCGGCATCATCGTTCGTCAACGCGGCACGCGCGTGCACGCCGGTGACAACGTGGGCGTGGGCAAGGACCACACCCTGTTCGCACTGGTCGACGGCCACGTGCAGTTCGCCGTCAAGGGCGCTGCCAAGAAGCAGCAAGTCAGCGTCGTTCCGGCGGCCTGA
- a CDS encoding proline--tRNA ligase, protein MKASHFFISTLKEAPADAEIVSHKLMMRAGMIKKLGAGIYSYMPVGLRVIRKVENIVREEMNRAGAVELLMPVVQPAELWQETGRWDKMGPELLRLKDRHERDFALQPTSEEVVTDIARGEIRSYKQLPVNFYQIQTKFRDERRPRFGIMRGREFTMKDAYSFDRDVEGLKTSYKSMYDAYQRIFTRFGLEFRAVAADNGAIGGSGSHEFHVIADTGEDAIVYCPTSDYAANMEAAEALPLSAQRAAPAQDLVKTSTPGKAKCEHVAEFLGMPLDRTVKSIVLATDSDAGPQIWLLLIRGDHELNEVKASKVPGLAEFRFATETEIVDTFGTPPGYLGPIGAKKPVKVVADRTVANMADFCCGANERDFHYTGVNWGRDLPEPVVADLRNVVAGDASPDGKGTLEICRGIEVGHVFMLGTRYSESMNAVFLDETGKNQPMQMGCYGIGVTRILGAAIEQNYDERGIIWPASIAPFAVVVCPVGYDRNEAVKAEADRIHAELMAAGVDVILDDRGERPGVMFADWELIGVPHRVVVGDRGLKEGKVEYQGRRDAQATQVAVADVVAHVRNLLAS, encoded by the coding sequence ATGAAAGCCTCGCATTTCTTCATTTCCACCCTCAAGGAAGCCCCCGCCGACGCGGAAATCGTGTCGCACAAACTGATGATGCGGGCCGGCATGATCAAGAAGCTGGGCGCCGGCATCTACAGCTACATGCCGGTGGGCCTGCGCGTGATCCGCAAGGTGGAGAACATCGTTCGCGAGGAAATGAACCGGGCCGGCGCCGTGGAACTGCTGATGCCGGTCGTCCAGCCGGCCGAGCTGTGGCAGGAAACCGGCCGCTGGGACAAGATGGGCCCCGAGCTGCTGCGCCTGAAAGACCGCCACGAGCGCGATTTCGCGCTGCAGCCGACCTCGGAAGAGGTGGTCACCGACATCGCCCGGGGCGAAATCCGCAGCTACAAGCAGCTGCCGGTGAACTTCTACCAGATCCAGACCAAGTTCCGCGACGAGCGCCGCCCCCGCTTCGGCATCATGCGCGGCCGCGAATTCACGATGAAGGACGCATATTCGTTCGACCGTGACGTCGAGGGTCTGAAAACCTCGTACAAGAGCATGTACGACGCCTACCAGCGGATTTTCACGCGTTTCGGCCTGGAATTCCGCGCCGTGGCGGCCGATAACGGCGCCATCGGCGGCTCCGGATCGCACGAATTCCACGTGATTGCCGACACCGGCGAGGACGCCATCGTCTACTGCCCCACGTCGGACTACGCCGCCAACATGGAGGCCGCCGAGGCGCTGCCGCTGTCGGCCCAGCGCGCCGCGCCGGCCCAAGACCTGGTCAAGACGTCGACGCCGGGCAAGGCCAAGTGCGAGCACGTGGCCGAATTCCTGGGCATGCCGCTGGACCGCACCGTGAAGTCGATCGTGCTGGCCACCGACAGCGACGCCGGCCCCCAGATCTGGCTGCTGCTGATCCGTGGCGACCACGAACTGAACGAGGTCAAGGCATCGAAGGTGCCCGGCCTGGCCGAATTCCGATTCGCCACCGAGACCGAGATCGTCGACACCTTCGGTACGCCGCCGGGCTACCTGGGCCCGATCGGCGCGAAGAAGCCGGTCAAGGTTGTGGCTGACCGTACCGTGGCCAACATGGCCGATTTCTGCTGCGGCGCCAACGAGCGCGACTTCCACTACACCGGCGTGAACTGGGGCCGCGACCTGCCCGAGCCGGTGGTGGCGGACCTGCGCAACGTGGTGGCTGGCGACGCTTCGCCGGACGGCAAGGGCACGCTGGAAATCTGCCGCGGCATCGAAGTGGGCCACGTATTCATGCTTGGCACCCGCTATTCCGAGTCGATGAACGCCGTGTTCCTGGACGAAACCGGCAAGAACCAGCCGATGCAGATGGGTTGCTATGGCATTGGCGTCACACGGATCCTGGGCGCGGCGATCGAGCAGAACTACGACGAGCGCGGCATCATCTGGCCGGCATCGATCGCCCCGTTCGCGGTGGTGGTGTGCCCGGTCGGCTATGACCGCAACGAGGCCGTGAAGGCCGAGGCGGACCGCATCCACGCCGAACTGATGGCAGCCGGGGTCGACGTGATCCTGGACGACCGTGGCGAGCGCCCGGGCGTGATGTTTGCGGACTGGGAACTGATCGGCGTGCCGCACCGCGTGGTGGTGGGCGACCGTGGCCTGAAGGAAGGCAAGGTCGAATACCAGGGCCGCCGCGATGCGCAGGCCACCCAGGTGGCGGTGGCCGACGTGGTGGCGCACGTGCGCAACCTGCTGGCCAGCTAA
- the ispB gene encoding octaprenyl diphosphate synthase, with protein sequence MRAVDAVIRRRLSSEVPLVEQIGEYIISAGGKRLRPVILLLSARAFGYEGHRHHEMAAVVEFIHTATLLHDDVVDESELRRGRQTANAVFGNAASVLVGDFLYSRAFQMMVDAGSMRIMEILSNATNVIAEGEVLQLLNMHDPDVTVERYLQVIRYKTAKLFEASAQLGAVLAGADPAMEEAAAEYGRRIGTAFQLIDDMLDYTASAEQMGKNAGDDLREGKPTLPLLHLLEHGTTEQRELARDAIVQGGTEHFDAVFSAIHASGALEVTFAAARHEAEAAERAAMQFPDSPLKNTLIELCAFSLQRQS encoded by the coding sequence ATGCGCGCCGTTGACGCCGTTATCCGCCGCCGCCTGTCGTCCGAAGTCCCGCTGGTCGAGCAGATTGGCGAATACATCATCAGCGCAGGCGGCAAGCGCCTGCGCCCGGTCATCCTGCTGCTGTCGGCACGCGCGTTCGGCTACGAAGGCCATCGCCACCACGAAATGGCCGCGGTGGTGGAGTTCATCCACACGGCCACGCTGCTGCACGACGACGTGGTGGACGAATCCGAGCTGCGCCGTGGCCGGCAGACGGCCAACGCCGTCTTCGGCAACGCCGCCAGCGTGCTGGTGGGCGACTTCCTCTATTCGCGCGCCTTCCAGATGATGGTGGACGCCGGCAGCATGCGCATCATGGAGATTCTCTCCAACGCCACCAATGTGATCGCCGAAGGCGAGGTGCTGCAACTGCTGAACATGCACGACCCCGACGTCACGGTGGAGCGCTACCTGCAGGTGATCCGGTACAAGACGGCCAAGCTGTTCGAGGCCTCGGCGCAACTGGGCGCCGTGCTGGCCGGCGCCGACCCCGCCATGGAAGAAGCCGCCGCCGAGTACGGCCGGCGCATCGGCACGGCGTTCCAGCTGATCGACGACATGCTCGACTACACGGCCAGCGCCGAGCAGATGGGCAAGAACGCCGGCGACGACCTGCGCGAAGGCAAGCCCACGCTGCCGCTGCTGCACCTGCTGGAGCACGGCACCACCGAGCAGCGGGAACTGGCGCGCGACGCCATCGTGCAGGGCGGCACCGAACACTTCGACGCGGTCTTCTCGGCCATCCACGCCAGCGGCGCGCTCGAAGTCACGTTCGCGGCCGCCCGCCACGAGGCCGAAGCCGCCGAGCGGGCCGCCATGCAATTCCCGGATTCGCCGCTCAAGAACACGCTGATCGAGCTGTGCGCGTTCTCGCTGCAGCGGCAAAGCTGA
- a CDS encoding RNA pyrophosphohydrolase has translation MLDREGFRPNVGIILINARNEVFWGKRIGEHSWQFPQGGIKYGETPEQAMFRELQEEVGLLPEHVRIVGRTRDWLRYEVPDKFIRREIRGHYKGQKQIWFLLRMVCRDCDIHLRASDHPEFDAWRWSEYWVPLDAVIEFKRDVYQLALTELSRFLNRGRVPLSPYGHHHMGHGRHGEGGRPPRQHEARPVALEAATTHADHADHAADATASIDTAPVAPETTLSPDQPATNKRSHG, from the coding sequence ATGCTCGATCGTGAAGGCTTTCGCCCGAACGTCGGCATCATCCTCATCAACGCACGTAACGAGGTTTTCTGGGGCAAGCGAATCGGCGAACACTCCTGGCAGTTTCCGCAAGGTGGCATCAAGTACGGCGAGACGCCGGAACAGGCCATGTTCCGCGAGCTGCAAGAGGAAGTCGGCCTGCTTCCGGAGCACGTCAGGATCGTCGGTCGCACCCGCGACTGGCTGCGTTATGAGGTGCCGGACAAGTTCATTCGCCGCGAGATCCGCGGCCACTACAAGGGTCAGAAACAGATCTGGTTCCTGCTGCGCATGGTGTGTCGCGATTGCGACATCCACCTGCGCGCGAGCGACCATCCCGAGTTCGATGCCTGGCGCTGGAGCGAGTACTGGGTACCGCTGGACGCCGTGATCGAATTCAAGCGCGATGTCTACCAACTGGCGCTGACCGAACTGTCGCGCTTCCTGAACCGTGGCCGCGTGCCGCTGAGCCCCTATGGGCATCACCATATGGGACACGGCCGGCATGGCGAAGGCGGTCGCCCGCCCCGCCAGCACGAAGCCCGGCCGGTTGCCCTGGAAGCCGCCACAACCCACGCCGACCATGCGGACCACGCCGCGGATGCCACGGCTTCCATCGATACCGCGCCAGTCGCGCCCGAAACCACGCTTTCGCCGGACCAGCCGGCGACCAACAAACGGAGTCATGGATGA
- the rplU gene encoding 50S ribosomal protein L21, giving the protein MYAVVKTGGKQYKVAAGEKLKVEQIPADIGAEITLDQVLAVGAGDQIKFGTPLVSGASVKATVIAQGRHDKVKIFKMRRRKHYQKRQGHRQNYTELRIEAIVA; this is encoded by the coding sequence ATGTACGCGGTCGTAAAAACCGGCGGCAAGCAATACAAGGTTGCTGCTGGCGAAAAACTTAAAGTAGAACAGATACCGGCTGACATTGGCGCAGAAATCACGCTGGACCAGGTGCTCGCAGTGGGCGCTGGCGACCAAATCAAATTTGGTACGCCGCTGGTGAGCGGGGCTTCCGTCAAGGCTACCGTTATCGCCCAGGGTCGTCACGACAAGGTGAAGATCTTCAAGATGCGCCGTCGCAAGCACTACCAGAAGCGTCAGGGCCATCGTCAGAATTACACCGAACTGCGTATCGAAGCCATCGTTGCCTGA
- a CDS encoding lytic transglycosylase domain-containing protein, translating to MRAAGLPMSRRWAAALAGGVFCAFVSTSSYAGAQKEEALADSVRGALAAAIADNRPVRPTFASGGEKLGYLKWLGEMSRRLEAKLPDPQTRVELIETVYYEAKRAGLEPSLVLGLVQVESGFRKYAISSADARGLMQVMPFWVRSIGDGDTRKLFHLQSNLRYGCTILRHYLDRENGDLFLALGRYNGSRGRPEYPNAVLGAWKRWQYSEATVTIAGDPDGTAPAATAPARRTLPPESPARNPFSPQRLANPS from the coding sequence ATGCGCGCCGCTGGCTTGCCGATGTCCCGCCGCTGGGCTGCCGCCCTGGCCGGCGGCGTGTTTTGTGCTTTTGTATCCACATCGAGTTATGCCGGCGCGCAGAAGGAAGAGGCGCTGGCCGATTCCGTGCGCGGCGCGCTGGCTGCGGCGATTGCCGATAACCGGCCCGTGCGTCCGACCTTCGCGTCCGGCGGCGAGAAGCTGGGCTACCTGAAATGGCTAGGCGAGATGTCGCGCCGGCTGGAAGCGAAGCTGCCCGACCCGCAGACGCGCGTCGAACTGATCGAAACGGTTTACTACGAGGCCAAGCGGGCCGGCCTGGAGCCGTCATTGGTGCTGGGTCTGGTGCAGGTGGAAAGCGGCTTCCGCAAGTACGCCATCAGTTCGGCAGATGCACGCGGGCTGATGCAGGTGATGCCGTTCTGGGTACGTTCGATTGGCGACGGCGACACGCGCAAGCTGTTTCACCTGCAAAGCAACCTGCGCTACGGCTGCACGATCCTGCGCCACTACCTGGATCGCGAGAACGGGGACCTGTTCCTGGCGCTGGGCCGCTACAACGGCAGCCGGGGTCGGCCGGAGTATCCGAACGCGGTGCTCGGCGCCTGGAAGCGCTGGCAATATTCCGAGGCGACGGTCACGATCGCGGGCGATCCCGATGGCACGGCCCCTGCGGCCACGGCGCCGGCCCGCCGCACGCTGCCGCCCGAATCGCCAGCCCGCAACCCGTTTTCGCCGCAGCGGCTGGCCAATCCGTCATGA